Genomic window (Primulina eburnea isolate SZY01 chromosome 8, ASM2296580v1, whole genome shotgun sequence):
atcagtagctgttgttctagtaaaactaaaccagtagaaaagggataacaatacaaaaccagtagagaacgttttctaacgttgctatcttaaatgttaccgttaaagagttcctagtactagtattaattgcagcattaaatactatacggagtcatttaatgcatattacccaattaagtataaaacaagactgattgttttatagcttttctgcaggaacttgtttcgttaataaagctgattgtatcagttatctgaagatttctctgattgtgaacgttgaactcagtcgattatatatacttggatcaaatccttgttcgatacgacacttcgcataatatcattttcaaggaacaaagctactctcttatcagacgaatatcagaattccttgaacatttaaaaagttcaacacaaagaaaagtagcacacgcttcatagcttatatctgatcttttgtagatcatcttgtgctactaattcttacactcttcacgatctttactgcacttataatttatcagaagagtctgtaatctgaaaaaagtcttttcagaactttgtgtttcgcatttttgtgagttgagaaactaagagtttcagtaggctgaggtgtaagtccttctgaagtggatgtgtacaagtgttgtactgtaatatccaaagtcttttagttataccttctggaaacagaagaaggggagacgtagaagagtttatcttcgaacttccataaacaactgctgcctactgttttattgtttttcaactacttcatcagattgtttccgcacgttttattgtaatcaggtaaAAGTATTCGTACAAGATCAACTattatccttaacaggattttagtacctcatcagaacgaaaaacgagtagagtttattcatcccccctctaaactcaacttcgatcctcaacaagccGGAATATGGAACAGAGGCCAGACAATCTAACTATACAAACACAAAGACAAAAAACATACAAGCTTAAAAATAAACCATCAATACATTGATGTTTTCATTATTATGCGAAAAAAAAATATGGGAGAATCATTCACAAAAACTTTGCAGTTACGAAAACAATAAAACTTTTGTTGACTTGAATTAAGGTTGCTCACATGCATAATGACAGAACCAATACTCGAAGACGGCTTGAAGAACATCCATGGATGCCAAGTTTTATATGAAACAATAGAAGCCTCCCAAAAAATGAAACAAAACAAGTACGAAACAGATTTTAAACTGGTGCAACCATTGATTTTTCATCACCAATGACCATGAACGACCAAGTACCCCCGAAATACCGTAGAACTGTAAAACCCGGAATTATCAACTTTTAGTGTTAATCTTTACTAGGATGTTGCTAAACTTTATACTCAGCTTCCTTCCGCCAAAATTGCTTAGTCAAATAACTTTGgaaaaaaacagtaaaatagaACGATTGCTTATTCATAACTTGCTAATTCATTACCCTCCATCTTGGAATTTACAGGGTTTAAAAGAGAGTTTGTGAAGAGGGTTGGTGGGCCTCTCACAAAGAAGCTCTCAGAGTCACTTTCTATAGCGCGGGGACACTTTCCAGGGGAATCATTTGGCGAGTGGGTAAAGGGAAGTTCAAACAGATGATCCCCCCATATATCATAAGTAAATTTTTCCTCAAGACCTGCCTTCTCCTCTACACTGATCTCTTTCTTGAACAAGGTCTTCACCTCGCGCTCACCCGATTTCTGGTTTTGAAGTTTGGATCCAGGTGCCCGGGCATGAGGAGCAATTCTCGATGTTGAAGCCAAATATGGAGACTGACATGCCCAGGTTGGGGCAGCTCTCCAAGCACTAGGAAACGTTGCAGAAGGCAATAGAACAGCCTTGGAAGCCACATTCCTAGTCAAACTCGGCCTTTCTAGAGGGGAGCAGCCCGGATTTTTGTTCCCGCATTTTGAAGAAACCTCAATTTCCAGAAGATTGACCATAGAGGGAGTATCAGAGATTTCTTCATCATCGCATTTCTGGTCAGGTGTCTGAGCAAATGGGTTTCTATTCTCCACAAATTGTTCCCCATCAGGAGACACTAGACATGATCGTTTAGGAATTATGGATGAAACAGGAGACAAAGGAGATGAAGGGGTAGAATTGCCACTCTGACTGCTTGATAACTCAAAAAGTCCGATAGTAgaactctttttcttttttcgcCTCCTTACCTTTTCTTTCGCAATGATAACCCTCAGGTTTCTTGAGTCAGTTGCATCTTGCGCATCAGAATTCACAACACATAAAGATTTTGACAGTCCTGACGCTAATCTGAACTCTGGTTGAGCACCCAACAGAGTGTTATTTTTCATCTGACATTTTGCAGCAGGATCATCATGCCCTTTGCCAGAGATATTACAATCAAGAGATTTACCAGAAGATTCCAAGGTCGAGGCTTCCTCTTTTTCAAATGATCGTTCTACGAGATTCATAGTGGAAGAGgatttttttccatttttaatTTCATCAGGAAAAAAGGCAGTAAAACAGGGAAGGAGACTGACCAGCAAAAACGACAAGGTGGCAGCAACAAGGACCACAACCACAGCTTTCTTGACAAGTATCCAGAACATCGATCTTTTGCAGAAGTCCATCATATACATTGGTAAACTTGCTTTCATAGGTATCACAAGAATCCCAGTAGCCAAAACCAGCTCAAGGTTCCTCTGTATTCTGGCCGAGGAAAAATCAGTCTGGTAAGATAGTTGAAGCCTCATAGATTCTCCAGGTTGAAGAGAAAAACCTTTACAATTACGTACTCTAAACCCATCCAAACCACATTTTGAACCTGAAACATCAATTCGTATAACCTCCATAGAAAGATCACCCGAGTTCTTGGCATAGACCTCTTTTGTCAGGGGCTGGTAGCAGGAAGAACTTTTCTCCGTAGAGGCAAAAGACGAAAAATTTAGTTTAGTTGGCAATTTTAGTTTAAATTCTAAACCTTGCACAGGTTCAGATTCCTCCAGCAACACCATTGAGAGTGACCCTCCAAATCCTTGCAGCGAAATCCACTCTACACCAGAGAGATTGTTTCTAACCAAAGCTGAACTTCTCCACTCACATCGATTGGACGGTTGAAAAAGAATTGGACCAAAAAATGCACTACCATGAGGATGAATAAGCGCCTCAGTTATTGCATTGTCTGCCAACGAGAACCCATACCTTATTGGTGAAGATAATTTATCGCTCAGAAAAGTCTTAGATGAAGAAGGTAGTAAAAGCAACTCCGATGTCCTGCACTTATCAATGACTTCCCCAGAATTTAAAATAAGTTGCATAGCAATTGGTTGTTGGCTCGGGTTTTTAACAGCAATCCACTGGGAGCAATAATTTCCAACATGAACCATTGGAAATAGTAATTCATTATCATCAAGAACAGACATAAAATTTGAAGTGGCTTGCGATTTCCAATTCCTCAGGACAAATTCTTCCGCTTCACTTGAATCCATGGccttcaaataattattagcaCAATTCAAGGTTACTCACAAAACAACTTGAAATAATTTAGATTAAACTCAAAAGATCATTGAAGCAACAAAACAAGTGATATTTTGAgtacatattattatttaaaaccaGAAAAATGGCATAAAGCACAAAAAAGATATTGTCGCGAACATGCAGGTGATCGCATTTTGGAACTAAATTGCACAATTTTTTTCTGGCCATCACAGTGATGTGGTTGACTAAGTAATGTGGTATGTTAAAAGCCTGAACTTTTGCATTATTTAAAAGACCAGATCCAGCAATCTGTTCTCTCTGCTTCAAGTATTGAAATCTGGACATCATTATGATTTGCAGTACGACACTGAATTGCAATTCAATACCTCATGAAATGTGGTACGCCAAGGGTAAGCAATCATGTTTTTTTGATTTTCTAGTTCATCAAAAGTATAAATGTATGTTTTTGCTCCATTAAGGTATAACACATGCAACTACCAACCATAGCCAGCGAGCAAAAAAAGTTCAGGCACTCAATGTAGCAACAAGAGACCAAAATACCAATTCAAGGATTAAAGAAGAGTCGTGGAAAAATCACACGCTAATCCAAGAAAATTTGTTTCAAGGAAGAAACAAGAGGCAAAATCTCTTTACCTTGGTCTCAGAAGGTGCCTGAATGCTGCTTCTGTAAGATGTTTGTCTTCCTTTGATATAAACAATATTGTTGATTTTTTGTGCATATCCAACAGAATAATCTAACTCCTTATCTTTGGAGCAGATATTGATTACATCTATGCAAGGTATTTCTATCTGAGAAATTCTAGAGTCATTTATCCATACAAGTAATTTGCAGTCCAAGTCTGCTCGGGGTGTTCCTAGATGAGTGTAATTGAGAATAGCCACTTGTGTGGTGGACCGAGGAAAAAGCAAGAGTCCTTCAACTGACTTGATTTCAAAAGTATTTGTACCATCTCCGGCTTCGCTGACCTTGATCGCATTCAATAGATATGGATGATTGTTTCTCACTGCCAGGGCAAAGGTACTAGATCCATTTGAGCTGCATGGAACTAAGGTCTCTATAAAAACAGAAACATTGCCTGTATCCATAGCTGAGTGTGGACTCAGTTCCACATCAAGGGGTATCATAAGAGTATCAATTCTATTTGTAGATGATCTCAACAACAAACAGAAAGCACCACCAACTTTTCCTTCAAAACGTTGTGAAAAGTCTAATTCCATGACAGCCTCGGTTTTTTGAGGAGCAATCTCCCAATTCATGTGTGGCCTCATGGAAATGTGTGGTGAGCCAACTACGCCACTTTCCACATCCAACCAATCTTTAGCACTCAATATATTGTAGTCACTTGTATCCTCCACAGTGTGAATGCGGCAAACAGCTTTTGATGAACCTGAAGTATTTCTCGAAGAAACAGATATCCAAGCATTTATCTCCTCCACATAGAGAGTTTCATTGAAAGGATTAAACAAAGACAGATTCTTTCTCCACCTTCCAATGGAGGAAACATTAAGATCAATCAAAGGCTTTATCAAATAAGGTGACTCAACAGCAAAGCCTTTAGCATGAACAAGGAAACCACCAATACTTGTCTGTAAAACCAGTTGGGTTGATGATAATCCCAACTTTGTGGGCAAAAAAATAAAGCATATTGATGCAACCTCCCCTGGGGCCAATAATGTTTCACTAAAATTGCAAGGATAAAAATGCAAGTTGCTACTATAAGGGTGATAGATACTCAAATTTCTGTCATCACCTATATTCTTCACTGTTAAAAACGCTAAGGAAGGATGATACACATTCTTACGTCCCCAATCCAGCAGTGAAGGATTTATTTCCACAGGAGGGGTAGACAAGTCATCCAAAGAGTCATATTTCACAGTATCAACATTTTTCCCTGATTTTGATAGGAGAGTTTTATAGTCAGATGATGGTCTTGTACAAGAGGAATTTTCTGTTTGTCGTTCAAAACCATCTTCCTGCTGCAAAGAACACAAAATGGTTCTCCCATCCGATAACTGGAAGATACTACGGTCAAGTGACCTACTTATGCTGCTACCTACTTGCTTCAGTCCAGAGGAAAAATCCCCAGAATCATCTAACACTTCTAAGTTAGAATCAATTTCATCAAACAAAACCCCAGACAACGTTGACGGGAAACAGAAAGAATTCAAAGGCAGGCATATGTTTTCAAGACCACGTTGCTGCACAGTACTACTCGAAACCATTTCTGAACTATTATGACCACCAAATACATCAGAATAGCTTGTATCGAAATTGGCCCCATAGGACCCACACGTCTCAGTATCCAACTGATTTGACGCTTCGGTTACAGGGTAGCGCTTGCAAGTTACAAGAGCCAACACAGAACACAACAGAACCACCGCACAGCACAGATTCTTGGCAAATTGAACCACGTCCCTGGATAGAAAATCGTTATTAATATGTCCCATGTGAAGAAATCCTCAATGATTTAAACAATGGAAACGAAAAATACAAATAAACGAAGTTAGGAGGAAAAGAAATTCAGGGAGgttttttcaagaaaatcgtCTCAGAAGGAAAACAGAACTGTAAGGTAACTAACTCATTTATGAACTAAAAGACTATGGCCAAAAACTTTCGATGACTAACaacaaatattcatattttCGCGAGATACCAAACAAACCCATCACCAAAAAAACAAGAGTTCTTCGAACGAAAggcagtaatagaagaaaaacttcagattttcaaacaaaaacaaaaattcataGCGCCATCATTATTAATCTGGCTTTGACTAGATTGGTTAGAATCTCAACTAATTAATAAATACTCCCCAAAAAAGAATAAACCAAAAATTATAACCTCGAAGCGAAACCAATCACACGTCACTTTAGCTACAGCATAACATCAGGAGTTCAGGACAATCAACCCAATGACACGGTTGGAAAGCTAGACTTTGTTCACAAGACCCGGAAAGTCTCCCCTTTAAACACCAGCtccaaaaaaaacatttttaacataaaacatCAAACTTCACGCAGGATTAAAAACAAACGCTCTTAACGGTCTGATTATCAAAGATACTCCCAGAAAACagcgaaagaaaaaaaaatccagCACAAAAcagaaaaaagaaaaacaaaaatgaaTGAGTTTACCGGCGGCGTAACATGGAGAAGAGCCTCAGTATGAGACCTTCGATAATTAGGGTTTGAGATACCATTCTCAAAGCAAGGCTACACCATCTATACGATAATCAAAAAACATATATCAAAACTCCAAGAATTTGAACTTTAGGCCTCTTCATATTcagctcaaaaaaaaaaaaaaaaaaaagtgggtgcTGATGAAAACGGGGTGAATGGCCTGATGaacttgaaaataataataaaaataaaaataaaccccACCTCTGCTGAATTTATTCTCTTTTGCCCCTCGAGTTTTGGTTATTACGAGGCAAGGTACATTGAAGGGAAGTACAAGGCTATGATAATGACAGTGTATTCTCAAAACTATATGGTTTTTGCTGAGTCTATTCATTTATGGACTGATTTCAAAGTTTAAATCTAAGATTAATTACTATAtagatattttattaatataaattttttgataaaaatataatcaaatattGAATTATGAACGATGG
Coding sequences:
- the LOC140838224 gene encoding uncharacterized protein translates to MVSQTLIIEGLILRLFSMLRRRDVVQFAKNLCCAVVLLCSVLALVTCKRYPVTEASNQLDTETCGSYGANFDTSYSDVFGGHNSSEMVSSSTVQQRGLENICLPLNSFCFPSTLSGVLFDEIDSNLEVLDDSGDFSSGLKQVGSSISRSLDRSIFQLSDGRTILCSLQQEDGFERQTENSSCTRPSSDYKTLLSKSGKNVDTVKYDSLDDLSTPPVEINPSLLDWGRKNVYHPSLAFLTVKNIGDDRNLSIYHPYSSNLHFYPCNFSETLLAPGEVASICFIFLPTKLGLSSTQLVLQTSIGGFLVHAKGFAVESPYLIKPLIDLNVSSIGRWRKNLSLFNPFNETLYVEEINAWISVSSRNTSGSSKAVCRIHTVEDTSDYNILSAKDWLDVESGVVGSPHISMRPHMNWEIAPQKTEAVMELDFSQRFEGKVGGAFCLLLRSSTNRIDTLMIPLDVELSPHSAMDTGNVSVFIETLVPCSSNGSSTFALAVRNNHPYLLNAIKVSEAGDGTNTFEIKSVEGLLLFPRSTTQVAILNYTHLGTPRADLDCKLLVWINDSRISQIEIPCIDVINICSKDKELDYSVGYAQKINNIVYIKGRQTSYRSSIQAPSETKAMDSSEAEEFVLRNWKSQATSNFMSVLDDNELLFPMVHVGNYCSQWIAVKNPSQQPIAMQLILNSGEVIDKCRTSELLLLPSSSKTFLSDKLSSPIRYGFSLADNAITEALIHPHGSAFFGPILFQPSNRCEWRSSALVRNNLSGVEWISLQGFGGSLSMVLLEESEPVQGLEFKLKLPTKLNFSSFASTEKSSSCYQPLTKEVYAKNSGDLSMEVIRIDVSGSKCGLDGFRVRNCKGFSLQPGESMRLQLSYQTDFSSARIQRNLELVLATGILVIPMKASLPMYMMDFCKRSMFWILVKKAVVVVLVAATLSFLLVSLLPCFTAFFPDEIKNGKKSSSTMNLVERSFEKEEASTLESSGKSLDCNISGKGHDDPAAKCQMKNNTLLGAQPEFRLASGLSKSLCVVNSDAQDATDSRNLRVIIAKEKVRRRKKKKSSTIGLFELSSSQSGNSTPSSPLSPVSSIIPKRSCLVSPDGEQFVENRNPFAQTPDQKCDDEEISDTPSMVNLLEIEVSSKCGNKNPGCSPLERPSLTRNVASKAVLLPSATFPSAWRAAPTWACQSPYLASTSRIAPHARAPGSKLQNQKSGEREVKTLFKKEISVEEKAGLEEKFTYDIWGDHLFELPFTHSPNDSPGKCPRAIESDSESFFVRGPPTLFTNSLLNPVNSKMEGNELASYE